Proteins co-encoded in one Candidatus Bathyarchaeota archaeon genomic window:
- a CDS encoding HD domain-containing protein produces MNTLAYNCEGLLVPKAYWGEIKDPVHGYVYITEAEKNIIDSYPVQRLRRLRQLAGSEYVYPGANHTRFEHCVGVMYLAGKVLENPNISKIVSDEEVDVCRISALLHDVGHGPFSHVFEHLLISELEKTHEDITSWIVEKSEVGDKLSKMGYKPAEVAKLAVGNLHKKDRAFLDQIISSAVDVDKQDFIVRDTYHTGAEYGFIDVFRLIHALDVLGENLAVELGALSALEAFMIARIESFKSIYFHRVGRAAQLMLATAMEKANSELGLTAFKSPEDYLALDDYTVWSALKKCKASKGIIENLERRRMLKCAYERTFYQKDTMISNIFGRESYRRQMQVEIAKDAGIQPEDVIIDVPTVPSVPYHHAVLMESMEIPVFTRTPTGAKTPQRLSEISKIFETLKGFMNILRVYTDEANRTKVEKATAKILGKIPSAAKISF; encoded by the coding sequence TTGAATACATTAGCTTACAACTGTGAGGGCTTGCTTGTGCCTAAAGCTTACTGGGGAGAAATAAAAGACCCTGTCCACGGCTACGTGTACATTACGGAAGCAGAAAAAAACATCATTGACTCTTATCCAGTGCAACGACTAAGACGGCTACGCCAGCTTGCAGGGTCAGAATACGTTTATCCAGGTGCCAACCACACGCGTTTTGAACACTGCGTTGGCGTCATGTACCTCGCAGGTAAAGTGCTGGAGAACCCAAACATCTCCAAAATAGTAAGTGACGAGGAAGTGGATGTTTGCAGAATTTCAGCCCTGCTCCACGATGTTGGTCATGGTCCTTTCTCGCATGTTTTTGAGCACTTACTAATTAGTGAATTGGAGAAGACGCATGAGGACATTACATCGTGGATTGTTGAGAAGAGCGAAGTCGGCGACAAACTCTCCAAGATGGGTTATAAGCCAGCGGAAGTCGCCAAACTCGCGGTTGGGAACCTTCACAAAAAAGACAGAGCCTTCTTAGACCAAATCATCAGCAGCGCCGTTGACGTTGACAAGCAAGACTTCATCGTCCGAGACACCTACCACACGGGCGCTGAATACGGCTTTATTGACGTGTTTAGACTAATCCATGCGCTTGACGTGTTAGGCGAAAACTTGGCAGTGGAACTCGGTGCGCTCTCAGCTTTAGAAGCCTTTATGATTGCGCGAATCGAATCGTTCAAAAGCATCTATTTCCACCGCGTCGGCAGGGCAGCGCAACTTATGCTGGCAACCGCCATGGAAAAAGCCAACAGCGAATTAGGCTTAACAGCGTTCAAGTCTCCTGAAGACTACTTAGCACTTGACGATTACACTGTTTGGTCCGCGCTTAAAAAATGTAAAGCCTCAAAGGGCATAATTGAAAACTTAGAGCGCCGTCGCATGCTCAAATGCGCTTATGAAAGAACGTTCTACCAGAAAGACACGATGATATCAAACATTTTCGGGCGCGAATCTTACAGGCGACAGATGCAAGTGGAAATCGCCAAAGACGCTGGGATACAACCTGAAGATGTAATCATTGATGTGCCAACCGTGCCCTCCGTGCCTTACCACCACGCTGTTCTTATGGAGTCGATGGAGATTCCAGTCTTCACCCGAACCCCAACGGGAGCAAAAACGCCCCAGCGCCTCAGCGAAATCTCAAAAATCTTCGAAACCCTCAAAGGCTTCATGAACATTCTCAGAGTTTACACTGACGAGGCTAACCGCACCAAAGTTGAAAAAGCAACAGCAAAAATCTTAGGCAAGATTCCGTCAGCTGCAAAAATCTCATTTTGA
- a CDS encoding PQQ-binding-like beta-propeller repeat protein yields the protein MRSSKNKILAIAIMILLTASIMLLSTANAHSPAWQIPTHAFIVVAPNPIGVGQEAHVYMWLAEVFGAAGGTTATTGTNGSTASAALLSNNYRFHNYQLTITDPNGTKTTQTFDIIWDTTSSQFTKFIPDKVGTYTFNFTFPGQAYAQYAGQYYEKSILVNDTYLPSSASTTLTVQEEPLPAPITSYPLPKEYWTRPIYGENTDWWKISSNWLGYTAPVPGGYDPGTTFARLFHKDAIGPLTSHVMWTRALQFGGVVGGNQFYAGGSYPEGDALGVQYFEGTSYQPRFPNPLIINGYLIYTEPVAFSGPTSGPTTCIDMRSGKVLWSRTDVPPLSFGYIYNLWDPDQHGVFPPYLFTANFARCFDAYTGNQLFNVTGVPTGTAVLGPNGEHLRYVISNAGTATNPQWYLAQWNSSRLWQYDINPYTGGGSLSPSIINASNGVLVSTVPIPLAGTTGTIRTTTGGTTVTVPYGSTLTVNANIPINSTTVGGVAGIGIATYDWNISLPWLNTMPVQPVYSTTTGQTTPAPAGTNPVTIVAAKYGDMLLCRNGSLPTGFGATRSGYPQLPYTFFVVNLNASKGAIGSIRWMKTYDPPAGNITLVQGPTDFETGVFIFNLQETMQWEGYSLTNGQKLWGPTAPQTTWDYYGYPGTTTLPGTVAYGKLYCSSFGGICYCYDDTTGKILWTYGNGGEGNSTFAGLTVFYGNWPTMIQSIANDVIYLATDEHTMPNPFYKGCVYTAINASTGEEIWKLSGYCSEWSTPGSAWATADGYIACMNGLDNNVYSIGRGPSATTVTAPNIGVSFGTSIVLKGTVIDTSPGTKQDTQAARFPNGVPCASDKSMTDWMGYVYQQKPLPTNFTGVDVVIDVLDSNGNYRNIGTATTDSSGTYRFTWTPDIPGDYIVIASFQGTNGYWPSYAEEGFTVMEQGATASPYPVVNLPPTEMYFAISTIAIIIAIAIATLLLLRKKP from the coding sequence ATGCGAAGTTCTAAAAACAAAATTTTGGCTATTGCAATCATGATATTATTAACAGCGTCAATAATGCTATTATCAACTGCTAACGCGCATTCACCAGCATGGCAAATTCCAACGCACGCCTTCATCGTTGTAGCACCAAACCCAATAGGTGTCGGTCAGGAGGCGCATGTTTACATGTGGCTTGCCGAAGTTTTCGGAGCCGCTGGAGGAACTACTGCTACCACTGGCACGAATGGTTCCACAGCAAGCGCAGCACTACTATCAAACAACTACAGATTCCACAACTACCAGCTTACAATCACCGACCCTAACGGAACAAAGACAACACAAACTTTTGATATAATATGGGACACAACATCATCACAATTCACTAAATTCATTCCTGACAAGGTTGGCACCTACACTTTCAACTTTACGTTCCCAGGACAAGCCTACGCGCAATATGCAGGTCAATACTATGAAAAATCAATACTAGTTAATGACACCTACCTGCCCAGCTCAGCATCAACAACACTAACAGTACAGGAAGAACCGCTTCCAGCTCCCATAACTAGCTATCCGCTTCCTAAAGAGTACTGGACTCGCCCAATCTACGGTGAAAACACTGACTGGTGGAAAATCTCCTCAAACTGGCTAGGCTACACAGCACCAGTTCCAGGAGGTTACGACCCAGGCACCACATTTGCTCGACTATTCCACAAAGATGCTATAGGACCCTTGACTTCACATGTGATGTGGACAAGGGCTCTCCAGTTTGGAGGTGTTGTCGGAGGAAACCAGTTCTATGCAGGCGGTTCATACCCTGAAGGAGACGCTTTAGGGGTTCAATATTTCGAAGGCACATCATACCAGCCACGATTCCCGAACCCACTAATCATCAACGGATACCTAATCTATACGGAACCCGTCGCTTTCTCAGGTCCAACTAGTGGCCCAACGACATGCATTGACATGCGATCAGGGAAAGTTCTTTGGTCCAGAACTGATGTCCCACCGCTATCATTCGGCTACATATACAACCTTTGGGACCCTGACCAACACGGAGTCTTCCCACCATATCTATTCACCGCCAACTTTGCCAGATGTTTCGATGCATATACAGGCAACCAACTGTTCAACGTAACAGGTGTTCCTACAGGTACTGCAGTACTAGGCCCCAATGGTGAACACTTAAGATATGTCATTTCTAACGCTGGGACAGCGACCAATCCACAATGGTACTTGGCTCAGTGGAACTCATCAAGACTATGGCAATACGATATTAACCCATACACGGGCGGTGGAAGCCTGTCGCCATCAATCATAAATGCAAGTAACGGAGTACTCGTCTCTACAGTTCCCATCCCTCTCGCAGGCACCACTGGAACCATTCGAACCACAACAGGTGGAACTACGGTCACAGTACCCTATGGTTCTACTTTGACCGTTAATGCAAACATTCCCATCAACTCAACCACTGTCGGGGGCGTAGCTGGTATAGGAATCGCTACTTATGACTGGAATATTTCCTTGCCTTGGCTCAACACGATGCCTGTGCAACCCGTCTACAGCACCACAACAGGACAAACTACACCCGCACCAGCAGGAACAAACCCGGTTACAATAGTTGCAGCTAAATACGGCGACATGTTACTTTGCAGAAACGGTTCCCTACCCACTGGTTTCGGAGCTACCCGATCAGGTTATCCGCAACTTCCTTACACGTTTTTCGTAGTCAACCTCAATGCATCTAAAGGCGCAATTGGATCAATAAGATGGATGAAAACATATGACCCGCCAGCAGGCAACATCACTCTTGTACAAGGACCAACCGACTTTGAAACAGGCGTTTTCATATTCAACCTGCAAGAAACCATGCAATGGGAAGGATACAGCTTAACCAACGGCCAAAAACTATGGGGCCCAACCGCACCCCAAACCACATGGGACTACTATGGTTACCCAGGAACAACAACATTACCAGGCACAGTTGCTTACGGTAAACTGTACTGCAGCTCTTTCGGAGGAATCTGCTACTGCTATGATGATACGACAGGAAAAATATTGTGGACCTATGGTAACGGCGGCGAAGGAAACAGCACATTTGCTGGCTTGACTGTCTTTTACGGTAACTGGCCAACCATGATTCAATCGATTGCTAATGACGTAATATATCTTGCCACAGATGAGCATACAATGCCCAATCCATTCTACAAAGGATGCGTCTACACAGCCATCAACGCAAGCACAGGCGAAGAAATATGGAAACTCTCAGGATATTGCAGCGAATGGTCAACTCCTGGAAGTGCATGGGCTACAGCAGATGGCTACATAGCCTGCATGAACGGTCTAGACAATAATGTCTACAGCATAGGCAGAGGACCAAGCGCTACCACAGTTACAGCACCAAATATCGGCGTATCCTTTGGAACATCAATAGTACTTAAAGGCACAGTCATTGATACTTCACCTGGCACGAAACAAGACACGCAAGCCGCGCGCTTCCCCAACGGAGTTCCATGCGCTTCCGATAAGAGCATGACGGATTGGATGGGTTATGTCTATCAGCAAAAGCCTCTTCCAACCAACTTCACAGGGGTTGACGTGGTGATTGACGTGTTGGACTCTAACGGCAACTATCGCAATATTGGCACAGCAACCACCGATTCAAGTGGTACATATAGATTTACATGGACACCTGATATCCCAGGCGACTACATTGTCATTGCTTCATTCCAAGGCACAAATGGTTACTGGCCATCATATGCGGAAGAAGGTTTCACTGTGATGGAACAAGGGGCCACAGCATCACCTTACCCTGTAGTTAATTTGCCACCAACTGAAATGTACTTCGCCATAAGCACAATCGCAATAATCATCGCGATAGCCATAGCCACTTTACTGCTACTGAGAAAAAAGCCATAG
- a CDS encoding glycosyltransferase family 2 protein gives MLLSIIIPVYNEELTIGNIIDRVKVAAQQTGLNFEIIVIDDCSYDNSLEAAKKRGARVFTLTQHLGKGYALRAGFAKAKGDIVVTIDSDGSHLPEELPEILAPILHGEADLTIGSRYLNHKHVATRRINAFGVKIFNRLIEAFTGVAITDSQSGYRAMKREVIEKQKLYAREYEIESEMLVKTVRAGFRVSEVPISFEQRTYGHSGVDPMWDGSKILYSIMLARFRG, from the coding sequence ATGCTGCTTTCCATAATAATTCCTGTTTACAACGAGGAATTAACCATAGGCAACATAATTGACCGCGTAAAAGTCGCCGCGCAGCAGACAGGCTTGAACTTTGAAATAATTGTTATCGATGACTGCTCATACGACAACTCGCTCGAAGCAGCCAAAAAACGCGGCGCAAGAGTTTTTACTTTAACTCAGCATTTAGGCAAAGGTTATGCGCTCCGTGCTGGATTCGCCAAAGCCAAAGGCGACATTGTAGTCACCATCGACTCAGACGGCTCCCACCTCCCCGAAGAATTGCCTGAAATTTTAGCGCCTATTCTACATGGCGAGGCGGATTTAACTATCGGCTCCCGCTACCTCAATCACAAACATGTGGCGACGCGCAGAATCAACGCTTTCGGTGTCAAAATCTTCAACCGCCTAATCGAAGCGTTCACGGGCGTAGCCATCACTGATTCCCAGTCGGGCTACCGAGCTATGAAACGGGAAGTCATAGAAAAACAAAAACTGTACGCGCGAGAATACGAAATAGAATCAGAAATGCTTGTCAAAACCGTCAGAGCTGGTTTCCGCGTATCAGAGGTGCCGATTAGTTTTGAGCAGCGCACGTACGGGCACTCGGGCGTTGACCCAATGTGGGATGGCTCAAAAATTCTCTACTCAATTATGCTTGCACGTTTTAGGGGGTAG
- a CDS encoding C2H2-type zinc finger protein, translating into MEPKPFHSNKAKARSILPKMPPSSSQEPLRGVEAGKIVCPICGKTFKTHSQFDRHYESMHGTPEKTHTKPHV; encoded by the coding sequence ATGGAGCCAAAACCGTTTCACAGCAACAAAGCAAAAGCACGCTCGATTCTGCCTAAAATGCCGCCGTCCTCCTCTCAAGAGCCCCTGCGAGGGGTAGAAGCAGGCAAAATCGTTTGCCCAATATGCGGCAAAACATTCAAAACCCACTCGCAATTCGATAGGCATTATGAGAGCATGCATGGAACACCTGAAAAAACACACACTAAACCCCATGTTTGA
- a CDS encoding SDR family oxidoreductase translates to MLSQSKELKPLAKLISLSGKSALITGAASGIGKAIAYRFAEAGADLELVDINEEKLKGSCEELSKFNVKVNAHKVDLSNKAEIEQLWTKLEGKEPDVLVNNAGSYPMKDFLELDEEFLQKVMDINLNSALWMCQGMIKARKKKGGNIINIASVEAVLPLKEDLVPYGLSKVGVIMLTRSLAAEYGRHGFRINALVPGGVFTPGTKSLVKEALKFNVGIIQTGLEYRQRLPMGRLGEPDEIARMALVLACDLSSYVHGALVAVDGGFLSA, encoded by the coding sequence ATGTTAAGTCAATCCAAAGAGTTGAAGCCACTGGCTAAATTGATTTCGCTGTCAGGGAAATCTGCTTTGATTACTGGTGCCGCTTCAGGCATCGGTAAGGCGATAGCATACAGGTTTGCGGAAGCAGGGGCAGATTTGGAGCTTGTTGATATTAACGAGGAAAAGCTCAAGGGTTCCTGTGAGGAGCTTTCAAAGTTTAATGTGAAAGTGAACGCTCACAAGGTTGATCTTTCTAATAAGGCAGAGATAGAGCAGTTGTGGACTAAACTGGAAGGAAAAGAACCAGACGTACTCGTTAATAACGCTGGTAGCTATCCCATGAAAGATTTTCTTGAGTTAGATGAAGAGTTTCTCCAGAAAGTAATGGACATCAACCTGAACTCGGCGTTATGGATGTGCCAAGGCATGATTAAAGCGCGAAAAAAGAAGGGAGGCAATATTATTAATATTGCTTCAGTTGAGGCAGTGTTGCCATTAAAAGAGGACCTTGTGCCTTACGGTTTGAGCAAAGTCGGCGTCATAATGCTTACGCGGTCTTTAGCTGCAGAGTACGGCAGGCATGGTTTTAGGATAAACGCGTTGGTGCCGGGAGGGGTCTTCACTCCTGGAACTAAGAGTTTAGTTAAAGAAGCTCTCAAATTTAATGTTGGCATTATCCAAACGGGTTTAGAGTATCGGCAAAGGTTGCCAATGGGAAGACTGGGGGAACCAGACGAAATCGCACGGATGGCGCTTGTGCTTGCATGCGACTTGTCAAGTTACGTACATGGGGCGCTGGTTGCCGTTGACGGCGGATTCCTTTCCGCCTAA
- the tmk gene encoding dTMP kinase: MNNKGVFIVIEGLDGSGKTTQAILLTQRLLKTHKAILTAEPSRGKTGTFIRECCLYGEKRLPVEAEALLFSADRVEHVQNEILPALEEGKIVVCDRYLYSTLAYQGSAGLSLDWIKTINARALQPDFALFIDVPPERVLERLKRKKSVMETLETQRKVREIYLKFVEKGELIRIDGDKPREVVADSLFNTVLDLLKTVKNANSAF; this comes from the coding sequence ATGAATAATAAAGGCGTCTTCATCGTTATCGAGGGGTTAGACGGAAGCGGAAAAACCACCCAAGCCATACTACTCACACAGAGACTGTTAAAAACTCACAAGGCAATTCTGACCGCAGAGCCCAGCCGCGGCAAAACAGGCACTTTCATCCGAGAATGCTGTTTGTATGGCGAGAAACGGTTGCCAGTTGAGGCTGAGGCACTCCTGTTTTCGGCAGACCGCGTAGAGCATGTGCAAAACGAGATATTACCTGCCCTCGAGGAGGGCAAGATTGTGGTTTGTGACCGTTACCTCTACTCGACCTTAGCTTACCAAGGCAGTGCTGGCTTAAGCTTAGATTGGATTAAAACCATTAACGCTCGTGCTCTGCAACCTGACTTTGCACTTTTTATCGACGTGCCCCCTGAACGGGTGCTTGAACGCCTAAAGCGCAAGAAGTCTGTGATGGAGACGTTGGAGACCCAGCGTAAGGTGCGTGAGATTTACCTTAAATTCGTCGAGAAAGGCGAGTTGATAAGAATCGATGGTGACAAACCACGGGAAGTCGTGGCGGATTCTTTGTTTAACACGGTTTTAGATTTGTTAAAAACTGTCAAGAACGCGAACTCTGCATTTTGA
- a CDS encoding glycosyltransferase, with product MAEQALPKVSIIVASYNNQETIAECLKSLLSQEYPQENFEIIVMDGESKDNTVKIAEQYPVKVISIRLNCPAAYNYALKIAQHPILGFVDSDAKVEPQWLRKLVPHLGEEQVAGVSGTIETWNTSNPWARAIGYDIKTRYQRIGKYTGRIATMNLLLKRSVIEEAGGWDENLPSQYDTDLGFRLSAKGYKIAYEPSVVCYHFNRPTLKAYYRQQLQYGKNTLKLYFKHGRLARGDEITDVGMNIQPVLLLAALALFLLGIVPLFRSLWVGSGLVLLAMLVYFVYSAVKISLKFHDWSAMRLVVLYFVRSAAWFVGAVITSARYLAGRNK from the coding sequence ATGGCTGAGCAAGCACTGCCCAAGGTTTCAATCATCGTCGCCAGCTACAACAACCAAGAAACCATAGCGGAGTGCCTAAAATCCCTCCTATCGCAGGAATACCCTCAAGAAAACTTTGAAATCATTGTTATGGACGGCGAAAGCAAAGACAACACCGTCAAAATCGCAGAGCAATATCCAGTCAAAGTAATCTCGATTCGCCTAAACTGCCCCGCCGCATACAACTACGCCCTCAAAATTGCCCAGCATCCTATTCTGGGTTTCGTTGATTCTGACGCAAAAGTCGAGCCGCAGTGGCTCCGAAAACTCGTGCCCCATCTTGGCGAAGAGCAGGTGGCAGGGGTTAGCGGTACCATCGAGACATGGAACACTAGCAATCCGTGGGCAAGAGCCATCGGCTACGACATCAAAACCCGCTACCAGCGCATCGGCAAGTACACTGGACGCATAGCCACCATGAACCTGCTTTTGAAACGCTCGGTTATTGAGGAGGCAGGCGGATGGGACGAAAACTTGCCGAGCCAGTATGACACGGACTTGGGTTTTCGCCTAAGCGCCAAAGGCTACAAAATCGCTTACGAGCCCAGCGTGGTTTGCTATCATTTTAATCGTCCAACGCTTAAGGCGTACTATCGGCAGCAACTGCAGTACGGCAAGAACACGCTAAAACTCTACTTCAAACACGGGCGCTTAGCACGGGGCGATGAAATCACGGATGTGGGCATGAATATTCAGCCTGTACTGCTTTTGGCGGCTTTGGCGCTGTTTCTGTTGGGAATTGTTCCACTGTTTAGGTCACTCTGGGTTGGCTCAGGACTGGTTCTGCTGGCGATGCTTGTTTACTTCGTTTACTCAGCGGTCAAAATCTCTCTCAAGTTTCATGACTGGTCGGCTATGCGGCTTGTTGTGCTTTATTTTGTGCGGTCTGCAGCGTGGTTTGTCGGCGCAGTCATAACATCGGCTCGGTACCTAGCTGGGAGGAATAAGTGA
- a CDS encoding histidinol-phosphate aminotransferase family protein, with protein MSSTCKKRRFVSHGGDIWGFSRKYNIPLEEVLEFSGPINFLGPSPKALQAAKDNAKLIRYYPDPNPVEFKEQIAKYVGHSVEEKNILLGNGSIELIYTITEILPRGFKALIPVPSFSEYEKAALRVGGEPVFIQLPENFSLEIDKIKEAVTDETRILCICNPHSPSGTLYGKDELLDLVEFCQKKDVIFSIDENYIEFAEKGEATTLAGMVKKYENLFVIRSVTKFYGMPGIRFGYGIGAQNLIDKLENMRLPWSINALAGAVTLAAFNDTEFIENTKQTIAKNREALAQALSEVVGLRVYPSVTNFLLVKILNRKITSTMLKELLAKEYILIRDCCTFMGMDDSYFRVTVRSAKDNQKLVETIKHILSKN; from the coding sequence TTGTCGAGCACATGTAAAAAACGCCGTTTCGTCAGCCATGGCGGAGACATCTGGGGTTTCAGCCGAAAATACAACATACCCCTAGAAGAAGTGCTCGAGTTTAGTGGACCCATAAACTTTCTAGGCCCTTCCCCCAAAGCGTTGCAAGCTGCAAAAGACAACGCTAAATTAATCCGTTATTATCCTGACCCAAACCCCGTGGAGTTTAAAGAGCAAATTGCCAAGTACGTTGGGCACAGTGTTGAAGAAAAAAACATTCTCTTAGGTAACGGGTCAATTGAGCTAATCTACACAATAACAGAGATTCTGCCGCGAGGCTTTAAGGCGCTGATTCCTGTGCCTTCGTTTTCTGAGTACGAGAAAGCGGCGCTTCGCGTCGGCGGCGAGCCAGTGTTCATTCAACTGCCAGAGAATTTTTCGTTGGAAATTGACAAAATCAAAGAAGCTGTGACTGATGAGACGCGGATACTGTGCATATGCAACCCGCATAGCCCCTCTGGAACACTCTATGGCAAAGATGAACTATTAGACCTTGTTGAGTTCTGTCAAAAGAAAGACGTCATCTTCAGCATAGACGAGAACTACATTGAATTCGCCGAGAAAGGCGAAGCGACAACGCTTGCAGGCATGGTTAAGAAGTATGAGAACCTTTTCGTCATTCGTTCAGTCACCAAGTTTTATGGCATGCCGGGAATCCGCTTCGGCTACGGCATCGGCGCACAGAACCTCATTGACAAGTTGGAAAACATGCGGTTGCCATGGAGTATTAACGCTTTAGCTGGCGCGGTAACTCTGGCAGCCTTCAACGACACGGAGTTCATAGAGAACACCAAGCAAACCATCGCCAAAAATCGAGAAGCCCTCGCCCAAGCCCTCAGCGAAGTCGTGGGTTTACGTGTGTATCCGTCCGTGACTAACTTTTTGCTTGTAAAAATCCTGAACCGAAAAATCACATCTACCATGCTAAAGGAACTGCTGGCTAAAGAGTACATCCTCATCCGTGACTGCTGCACCTTCATGGGCATGGACGACAGTTACTTCAGAGTCACCGTTCGCTCAGCAAAAGACAACCAGAAACTGGTAGAAACAATCAAGCACATACTAAGCAAAAACTAA